GATATAGACCCTCTTGAAAAAGAATATCCTCTTTCTTTGCCTCTTGACTAAAGCCAATGTTAAAAGCAAGAATAAACAAGATTAGTATGCGTTTAGCTGTCCTATTTAGGCACAAAAGCACAAAGGCACAAAGGCACAAAGTAAATAAATTCCAAATTCCAAGCAAATCCGCAATCCGAAATCCGAAATCCGAAATTATCATCCTAATTCCTTTGCCCTTTTTTCTGCGGATAAAACCGCTTTCCAGATTATTCCCGAAAGGTTTTCTTTTTCCATTACCTCAATTGCTGCCATTGTTGTTCCCCCAGGGGATGTAACCATATCCCTTAGCTCTGCCGGGTGCTTTTTTGTTTGTTTCATCATCAAAACCGAGCCTGATATGGTTGTCAAAACAAGCCTTTCAGAAATATCCCTTGAAAGCCCCATCTTCACACCTACAGAGATTAGGGCATCTATTATAACAAAGATATATGCAGGACCAGAGCCAGAAAGGGCAGTTACAGCATCTATGAGGTTTTCATCTACCTCTACAACATCGCCCAAAGCAAAAAATATCATCTTTGCAAAGGAAACATCAGAATCATCGGCATATTTTCCCTTTGCTATGGCAGATATTCCGCAAGAAATTAAACAAGGCATATTCGGCATCACCCTTATTATCCTTGCATTGTTTAGCCTTTCCTCAATAAAACCTGTTTTAATCCCCGCGGCAATTGAAATTATATGGTGTCCCTTTACCCCCTGCTTAATTTGCTCTAAAAGATCTCCCATATGGTAAGGTTTTATCGCTAAAATAATCCCATCGGCAAAAGGAAAGACCTCAAGGTTATTTTGGGTAGTTTTTATTTTAAGCTCATCTTCCAGGGCTTTTAATTTTTCTTTCTCGATATCAGAGGCGATAATTTCATCGGGCTTGAAGATACCCTTTTTCAAAATCCCTTTGATAATCGCACCACCCATATTTCCACAACCAATTATGCCAATTTTCATAAGACAATCACCACCTTCATTGATTCTTTTTGTTCTTCTACAACAGAAAATCCCTCTTGTATTTTTTCAAGAGGAAACCTGTGGGTTATCATAGATTCTGCATCTATTTTTTTAATTAGCCTTAATGCCTCTTGTAAATCCCTTGGTCCTGCACCATAGGATGTAACCATCGTTATCTCTTGCCTCCAGAGATTGCTAATCGGAAAGGGAATTTGTAAAGAGGGAGAAGGCACAGCAAAGAAAACAATGACCCCTCCCTTATCAATAGATGAAAATGCCATATCTATTGCCTCTGGATTGCCAGAGCATAAGATAACACAATCAGCAAGGATTTTTTCCTTATTTCCCTTAAAAACAAGGTCTGCCCCAAATTCTTCTGCTTTTTTTA
This portion of the bacterium genome encodes:
- the proC gene encoding pyrroline-5-carboxylate reductase: MKIGIIGCGNMGGAIIKGILKKGIFKPDEIIASDIEKEKLKALEDELKIKTTQNNLEVFPFADGIILAIKPYHMGDLLEQIKQGVKGHHIISIAAGIKTGFIEERLNNARIIRVMPNMPCLISCGISAIAKGKYADDSDVSFAKMIFFALGDVVEVDENLIDAVTALSGSGPAYIFVIIDALISVGVKMGLSRDISERLVLTTISGSVLMMKQTKKHPAELRDMVTSPGGTTMAAIEVMEKENLSGIIWKAVLSAEKRAKELG